Sequence from the Mycobacteriales bacterium genome:
AGCCGCATCGACGAGGAGCGAGCCATGACTGCCGAGACCGATGCCCACGCCCTGTCCCACCCCCACCTCTCCCTCGACCCGGTAGCCCCGGTAGCCCCGGCCGCGCCGGTGGCCAACCCGGCGCTGCTGGGGCTGATCACGTTCCTGCCTTCGGGCCTCACGCTCGGCCTCTGGTTCGTCGGCTACCTCGACACGGCCACGCTGCCGGGCGGGATGGTGCCGATCATGGCCCTGTCGGCCGGGCTGTTCATGCTCGTCGCGACGGTCTGGGCCGGTCGGGTCGCGGCCAACACGGTGGCCGCGATCTTCGGCGTCTTCTCTGCGTTCTGGCTGAGCTTCGCAGCCCTGGTGGCCGGGCTGACCAGCGGCTGGTGGGGGATCACGGCAGCCGGGGTGAAGAGCGTGCAGTCGACGTACCTGCTCTCCTTCCTGCTCGTGTTCGTGCTGCTCACGGCGGCGACGCTGCGGCTGCCGATGGCCTTCACCGTCGGCTTCGTGCTGGTCGACCTGACTTTCCTGCTGGCGTTCCTGGCCGTGGCGAACACCAACGCGAGCCTGTTCACCTGGGCCGGCGTGACCACGTTCGGCTTCTGCGCCGTCTTCGCGTACGTCCTGTACGACGGCTTCGGCCAGGACCTCGGCGCCCCCGCGATGCCGATGGGCAACGCGGTCATGCGGTAGGCGGTCGCCGCGGACGGCTAGGCTGGGTGGGTGTTCGACACGCTCTCCGACCGGCTGTCCGCGGTCTTCACCACGCTGCGGGGCAAGGGCCGGCTCTCCGACGCCGACATCGACGCCACCGCGCGCGAGATCCGTATCGCGCTGCTGGAGGCGGACGTCGCGCTGCCGGTGGTCAAGGCGTTCGTCGGGGCGGTGAAGGAACGGGCCCGCGGCGAGGAGGTCTCCCGCGCGCTGAACCCGGCCCAGCAGGTCATCTCGATCGTCAACGAGGAGCTCGTCAACGTCCTCGGCGGCGAGACCCGGCGGATCCGGCTGGCCAAGCAGCCGCCGACCGTGATCATGCTGGCCGGCCTGCAGGGTTCCGGTAAGACGACGCTGGCCGGCAAGCTCGGGCTCTGGCTGCGCAACCAGGGGCACACGCCGCTGCTCGTCGCGGCCGACCTGCAGCGCCCGAACGCGGTCACCCAGCTCGAGGTCGTCGGCGCCCAGGCCCGGGTGGACGTGTTCTCCCCGGAGCCGGGCAACGGCGTCGGCGACCCGGTCGACGTGGCCCGGCGGGCGATGGTCGAGGCCCAGCGCACCCAGCACGACGTGGTCGTGGTCGACACCGCCGGCCGGCTCGGCATCGACGCAGAGCTGATGACGCAGGCCGCGGCGATCCGCGACGCGGTGCAGCCGGACGAGACGCTGTTCGTGGTCGACGCGATGATCGGCCAGGACGCGGTCACGACCGCGCAGGCGTTCCAGGACGGGGTCGGCTTCTCCGGCGTCGTGCTCACCAAGCTCGACGGCGACGCCCGCGGTGGTGCCGCCCTCTCGGTCCGGTACGTGACCGGTCAGCCGATCATGTTCGCCTCCACCGGCGAGAAGCTGGCCGACTTCGACGTCTTCCACCCCGAGCGGATGGCCTCGCGCATCCTCGGCATGGGCGACGTGCTCACGCTCATCGAGCAGGCCCAGTCCGCCTTCGACGGGGACGAGGCCGAGCGGATGGCGAGCAAGCTCGCCTCCGGCAACAACTTCACCCTCGAGGACTTCCTCGAGCAGATGATGGCGATCCGCAAGATGGGCCCGATCTCCAACCTGCTCGGCCTGATGCCGGGCATGGGGCAGATGAAGGAGCAGATCGCCAACATCGACGACCGGGACCTGGACCGGACGGCGGCGATCATCCGCGGCATGACCCCGGCCGAGCGGCAGGACCCGAAGATCATCAACGGCTCCCGGCGGGCCCGGATCGCGAAGGGGTCCGGCGTCGCCGTCTCCGAGGTGAACGGGCTGGTCGACCGGTTCTTCGAGGCCCGCAAGATGATGCAGCAGATGGCCGGCGGGATGGGCCTGCCCGGGATGCGGCGGACCTCGAAGACGCGCGGCAAGAAGGGCAAGAAGGGCAAGGGCCGCGGGCCGACGCCGCCGAAGGTGCGGGGCGGGATGCCGGCGCTGCCGCCGGGCGCGCTCAACCAGCTGCCGCCCGGCATGAACATGCCGGACCTCTCCAAGCTCAACCTGCCCAAGGGCAGGTAGGCGGCACGCCGCTCCGCGGTCGCGACGACCAGCGCCAGCGGGTCGTCGCTCACGTGGTGGCCCGGGCGGCGGCGGCGATGAGCGCGTCGACCGCGGCCGGGTGCGAGATCAGCGACCCGTGCGCGGTGCTAGTGGGGTTCCCAGGCGGCGGGGTCGGCGGCGAGGGTGGTGATGCGGTCGGGGAGCACGCCCGCCGCGACGTCGGCGAGCGTGACCGCCTCCAGCACGTCGCGCAGGTTGGCCCGGACCGCGATCCAGACGTCCTGCAGCGCCCGCGCCGCCCCGGAGTAGTCCAGGTCCTCCGGCCGTACGCCCCGGACCCAGGCCAGCGGCCCGTCCACGGCCCGGATCACGTCGGCGATGGTGATCTCGGCGGCCGGCGCGGCCAGCCAGTACCCACCGTCGGCGCCGCGCTGGCTGCGGACGATCCCGGCCTCGCGCAGGTCCCGCAGGATCGCGCCCAGGAACGGGAACGGGATGTCCTGCGCCTGCGCGATCGCGTCACCCTTCACCGGGCGGTCGGGCGAGCAGGCGAGGTGGACCGCGGCCCGGACCGCGTAGTCCGCTTTCGCCGAAAGGTGCACTCCCGGAGTATCCGCCCCTACTCGTGCAGCTCGGTACGCAGTTCGTGCGCGCCGTCCGGCCGGGTGACCTCGTAGTAGATCCGCGTCGTCCCGCCCGGCAGCGGCACGACCGAGAGGTAGCGGACCCCGCCGCCGCCGAACGGCGAGCGCACCGGCCCGGCGCCGTTGGCGTGCAGCAGGCCGTACCGGCCCGAAGGCAGCAGCGAGCCGGTGGCCAGGCCGGTCTGTTCCTCCCAGTTCTGCTCGGCGGTCGCGCGGCCGTCGTACGCGGCCTCCAGGGTGTCGCCGAAGCCGAGCACGGCGCTGACCCGCACGCCGCGGGCGTCCCACTCGCCGGCCCGTCCGGACAGGACGGTGCCCTCCCAGGTCCAGCTCACGCCGTCCGGGCTGGTCGCGTAGTCGGTGGTCATCCGGTCGGCGTCGTCCCAGCGGTGCAGCGGGTGCACCGAGGCCCACAGGTGCCAGCGCTCGCCGTCGTGCAGCAGGACCGGGTCCTTCACCCCGGCGGTGTCGCTGCCGGGCAGCACGGTCACCGCCGGCGCGGTGGTCAGTCCCTCCGGGGTGCCGGCCTCGACCAGGTCGACCCGCCAGTGCTTGGTGGCCGGGGTCGCGCAGCTGACGTACACCCGCCAGCGGCCCTCGGGCGTCCGGACCAGCGCCGGTCGCTCCAGCGACTCGGCCCCGAACCGGTCCCGCTCCAGCGTGGCGACCTCCTCGAAGTGCACGCCGTCGGCCGAGGCCGCGATCACGTTGCGGTAGCCGCGGCCCTCGCCGATCGGCCGCCGCAGCCGGTACGCCAGGTAGACCGTGTCGCCGTCCAGCACCGCGCTCGGACCGCCGGCCCAGGCACCGACTCCGTCCCCGGGCGGTCCCATG
This genomic interval carries:
- a CDS encoding GPR1/FUN34/YaaH family transporter is translated as MTAETDAHALSHPHLSLDPVAPVAPAAPVANPALLGLITFLPSGLTLGLWFVGYLDTATLPGGMVPIMALSAGLFMLVATVWAGRVAANTVAAIFGVFSAFWLSFAALVAGLTSGWWGITAAGVKSVQSTYLLSFLLVFVLLTAATLRLPMAFTVGFVLVDLTFLLAFLAVANTNASLFTWAGVTTFGFCAVFAYVLYDGFGQDLGAPAMPMGNAVMR
- the ffh gene encoding signal recognition particle protein, encoding MFDTLSDRLSAVFTTLRGKGRLSDADIDATAREIRIALLEADVALPVVKAFVGAVKERARGEEVSRALNPAQQVISIVNEELVNVLGGETRRIRLAKQPPTVIMLAGLQGSGKTTLAGKLGLWLRNQGHTPLLVAADLQRPNAVTQLEVVGAQARVDVFSPEPGNGVGDPVDVARRAMVEAQRTQHDVVVVDTAGRLGIDAELMTQAAAIRDAVQPDETLFVVDAMIGQDAVTTAQAFQDGVGFSGVVLTKLDGDARGGAALSVRYVTGQPIMFASTGEKLADFDVFHPERMASRILGMGDVLTLIEQAQSAFDGDEAERMASKLASGNNFTLEDFLEQMMAIRKMGPISNLLGLMPGMGQMKEQIANIDDRDLDRTAAIIRGMTPAERQDPKIINGSRRARIAKGSGVAVSEVNGLVDRFFEARKMMQQMAGGMGLPGMRRTSKTRGKKGKKGKGRGPTPPKVRGGMPALPPGALNQLPPGMNMPDLSKLNLPKGR
- a CDS encoding Rrf2 family transcriptional regulator — protein: MHLSAKADYAVRAAVHLACSPDRPVKGDAIAQAQDIPFPFLGAILRDLREAGIVRSQRGADGGYWLAAPAAEITIADVIRAVDGPLAWVRGVRPEDLDYSGAARALQDVWIAVRANLRDVLEAVTLADVAAGVLPDRITTLAADPAAWEPH